The Cellulophaga sp. RHA19 genome includes the window ACACTTAAGTGGCGGTATACTTGAAGCTTTTGGTAAATTATTCTTTAAAGATTTAAAAGTTTACTTATACCCAATGAAAAACGAAGAAACTGGTCAGATTATGACGAGTAACAACGTTAAAGTACACCCAAGAATGAAAGAACTTTATAAGTTCTTTAAATATAACGGTAAAGTAATGGACATTTTTGATTATGATCCTGAAATACTACATATTTTTTCTAGAGATGTTTTAAAGAAAATTACAAACGGAGATAAAGACTGGGAGAAAATGCTACCAGAAGGTATTGCAGAAATTATAAAAAGAAAAGAGTTATTTGTACGTAAGGCAGATAAAAAATAATAAAAAAGCCACATTTTAAAATGTGGCTTTTTTTATATGATATTATTCTAATATTTGTGCAGCGTGGTCTTTTGTTTTAACCTTATCTATTACTTTGGTTACAACACCGTTTTCATCTATAATAAATGTTTTTCTATGTATACCGTCATAAACTTTACCCATAAACTTTTTTGTACCCCAAACGCCAAAAATATTTAATACAGTATGGTCTTCATCTGCTAGTAGAGGAAAAGGAAACTCATACTTTGTTTTAAAGTTAGATTGTCTTTTTGCAGAATCTGCACTAACACCTAAAAGTTCATATCCTTGGTCTTGTAATTCTTTATAATTATCTCTTAAATTACAAGCTTCTGCAGTACAACCAGGAGTACTTGCTTTTGGATAAAAGAACACAATCAACTTTTTTCCTTTATAATCTGATAAGCTTACAGCATTACCATCTTGATCTTTTGACGTAAAATCTGCTACTTTGTCTCCTACTTTTAAAGTATTCATAAGTAATTTATTTAAATTCGTTTTTTCTAATTTTTAGTAAAGCTAATCAAAAATGACCAAGGCAGAAAAAGTTACTTTTACAATAGACAAACTTAAAGAGTTATACCCAACAATACCAGTACCTTTAGACCACAAAGATCCGTATACACTACTAATTGCAGTATTAATGTCTGCACAAAGTACAGATGTACGCGTAAATAAAATTACACCATTATTGTTTAAAAAGGCAGACAACCCATATGATATGGTAAAACTAACCGTAGATGAAATTAGAGAAATTATAAAACCTGTTGGTTTGTCTCCTATGAAAGCTAAAGGAATACACGGTTTATCACAAATGTTAATAGATAAACACAATGGCATAGTTCCTAAGGATATGGAATCTTTAGAAAAGTTTCCGGCTGTAGGTCATAAAACTGCAGGTGTTGTAGTGTCACAAGCATTTGGTATACCTGCATTTCCTGTAGATACACACATACACAGATTAATGTATAGATGGGGATTTACAAATGGTAAAAATGTGGTACAAACAGAAAAAGATGCAAAAAGATTATTTCCTAAAGAATTATGGAACGATCTTCATTTGCAAATTATTTGGTACGGTAGAGACTATTCTCCTGCTAGAGGATGGAATCTAGATAATGATATAATTACAAAAACGATAGGAAGAAAAACAGTAATTGAAGAATATTATAAAACAAAAAAGAGCCGTTAAGGCTCTTTTTCTAGTTCAAAATGTTTTCAAATTGCATCTCCTTGTATGTAATTACATTCATCGATTTTGAATAATTCAGTAAAAACTGAATTTTGCTTGCCGATGTTGTCATTCCACAAGAATTGTTTTGTTGTTTAGAGTAAATTTTTTCCATATAAAATAGTATTGTTATAGTAAGATAACGGTACTATTTTAGAAATATTATACTCTTAGGTTAAAAACCTATTAATTCGTTAAAACGATATTATGTTTTTCTATAATTTTTCTCATATTAATTAAAGCATATCTCATTCTTCCTAATGCAGTGTTAATGCTAACTCCTGTATTTTCAGAGATTTCTTTAAAACTCATATCCTTATAGATACGCATTAATAAAACTTCTTTTTGATCTTCTGGTAATTCTTCAATAAGAACTTTAAGGTCAGAATCGATCTGATTTTTTATTAATTGTTTTTCTGCGTTTAACTTATCATCACTTATTACAGAAAAAATATTAAAATCATCGCTACCTTCAAACATTGGCATACGCTTATTTTTTCTAAAGTGATCTATAATTAAATTGTGTGCAATTCTCATTACCCACGGTAAAAATTTACCTTCTTCACTATAAGAACCCTTTTTTAAAGTTTTTATCACTTTAATAAAAGTATCTTGAAATATATCCTCAGTAATGTCTCTATCTAATACTTTAGAGTAAATAAAACTACTAATTCTTTGGTTGTGTCTATTTATTAATATTTCTAGAGATTTTTCATCTCCTGTAATATATTTTTTTACTAATACTGAGTCTTCAATTTGTAGATCCATTTCGAGTTACTTTTTTTGGTTATTTAATGCGTACCCCTTCCCTATATGGGAATAAGTTCATTTAATAGTGTTTAATAATTTTTAAAAAAGTAATGTTCGCTATATAGGCCTATAAGTTTAATTACACTTCAAATATATATAAAATAAGAGGTTCCTAAAAAATCTATGTTGTGATTACCCTTATTTTTGATGTAAAAGCGTCTTTTATGGTTATTAAAAGGTACATATTGTATCTTTACAGTATTAATTACGGATATGAATACACTTTTAGACGTCGACCCAAAACACAATATTATTATTAAGGGTGCTAAACTGCACAACCTCAAAAATATAGACGTAATAATTCCTAGAAATAAATTAGTTGTTATTACTGGATTATCTGGTTCTGGTAAATCTAGCCTTGCTTTTGACACGCTTTATGCAGAAGGGCAACGTAGGTATGTAGAGAGTTTATCATCTTATGCACGTCAATTTTTAGGGAAATTAGATAAACCTAAAGTAGATTATATAAAAGGTATAGCTCCTGCAATTGCTATAGAACAAAAAGTAAACTCTACTAACCCGCGTTCTACAGTTGGTACAACAACAGAAATTTATGATTATTTAAAACTGCTGTATGCAAGAATTGGTAAAACCATATCTCCTGTTTCTGGTAAGCAAGTAAAAAAGCATACCGTTACAGATGTAATAAACTTTATTAAAGAATTTAACGACAATACTAAGTTGTTATTGTTAGCTCCTATTAAAGTTAAAGAAGATAGAGAACCTTTAAAAGCTTTAGAAATGTTTTCTAAACAAGGGTATGCTAGAATAAAACATAAAGGTAAAGTTATACGTATAGACGATTCTATTACAGAAATGGATAGAGAATTCTTTTTAGTAGTAGATAGAATTATAACTAAAGATGATGAAGATTTTTATAACAGACTTGCAAATGCAGTAGATACTGCTTTTTTTGAAGGAGAAGGTAATTGTATTATAGAAGAACTAGAAACAGAGAAACAAACTCCTTTTAGTAATAAGTTTGAGTTAGACGGAATTAAATTTATAGAACCAAACGTACACCTATTTAGTTTTAATAACCCTTTTGGCGCATGTCCAACTTGCGAAGGTTATGGTGATGTTATTGGTATAGACCAAGACTTGGTTGTTCCTAATACAGCACTATCTGTATATGAAGGTGCAATTTTTCCTTGGAAAGGAGAAAGTATGGGTAAATATAAGGACGACTTTATAGCTGCGGCTTATAAGTTTGATTTTCCTGTGCACAAACCTTGGTTTGAGTTAACCGATGAGCAAAAACAATTAGTTTGGGATGGTAATAAATCTTTTACCGGACTAAATAAGTTTTTTGCAATGCTTGAAGATAAAAGCTACAAAATACAAAACCGAGTAATGTTATCTCGTTACAGAGGAAAAACAAAATGTAGTACTTGTAATGGCAAACGTCTACGTCCAGAGACAGATTATGTAAAGGTTAATGATAAATGTATATCTGAACTTGTAGAACTACCTATAGAGTTGCTAACAGATTTTTTTAACTCTTTTAAGCTTAACAAGCACGATGCACAAATAGCTAAACGACTTTTAGTAGAAATTACAACAAGACTTAACTTTTTAAATAAAGTAGGTTTAAGTTACTTAACGCTAAACCGAAAATCTAATACATTATCTGGTGGCGAGAGCCAGCGCATAAACCTAGCAACATCTTTAGGTAGTAGCTTGGTTGGTTCTATGTATATATTAGATGAGCCAAGTATAGGATTACACCCAAAAGATACAGAAAACTTAATAGATGTTTTAAAATCTTTAAGAGATTTAGGAAACACTGTTATAGTTGTAGAACATGATGAGGATATTATGAATGCTGCAGACCAAGTTATAGACATAGGTCCTGAGGCTGGTACACACGGTGGCGAGGTTGTTGCCAATGGCACAATGGCTGATATTTTAAAATCTACATCCTTAACAGCTAGTTACCTTAATGGTACTAAACAGATAAAAGTTCCTGAGAAAAGAAGAAACTTCACCAATTTTATTAGAATAAATGGTGCAAGAGAAAATAACCTCAAAAATATAGATGTTACTTTTCCTTTAGGTATACTAACCGTTGTAACGGGTGTATCTGGTAGTGGTAAAAGTACATTAGTTAAAAAACTACTATATCCTATAGTATTAAAAGAAATTGGAGGCTATGGAGAAAAAGCCGGACAGTTTACTTCTGTAGAAGGAGAATATAAGGATATTAAAAATGTAGAGTTTGTAGATCAAAACCCAATTGGTAGGTCTTCTAGATCTAACCCTGTAACTTATATAAAGGCTTACGATGATATTAGAGCATTGTTTGCTTCTCAAAAATTAAGTAAACTTAGAGCCTACCAAGCAAAACACTTTTCTTTTAATGTAGATGGTGGTCGCTGTGAAAAATGTAAAGGTGAAGGAGAAATTACTGTAGAAATGCAGTTTATGGCAGATGTACACTTGTTATGTGATGCTTGTAATGGTAAACGATTTAAAAAAGAAGTTCTAGAAGTTAAGTTTCAGGATGCTAATATAGATGATGTTTTAACTATGACTATTGATGATGCTATTGCATTTTTTGAAGAGCATCAACAAACAAAAATAATGAATAAGCTTAAACCATTGCAAGATGTTGGTTTGGGTTATGTTACTTTAGGTCAATCTTCTTCTACCCTATCTGGTGGTGAAGCACAACGTATTAAATTAGCATCGTTCTTAATTAAAGGTAAAACAACTAACAAGTCTTTATTTATTTTTGATGAGCCAACAACTGGTTTACACTTTCATGATATTAAAAAATTATTAAAATCTTTTAATGCTCTTATAGCCAAAGGACATTCTGTTGTGGTAATAGAACACAATATAGATTTAATTAAATGTGCAGATTTTATTATAGATTTAGGGCAAGAAGGTGGTACTAAAGGTGGCCAATTAATAGCTACTGGTACTCCAGAACAAATTGCAAAAAGTAAAAAATCGTTCACAGCTAAATATCTTCAAGAAAAACTATAGTTTAAATTTTACTGATTTACAGGTGGTTACAGTTTAAATCTGTTTTTTGGCACGCTGTTTGTATTATAGATACCAGAATGTAAATAGTTACATTCAGAATTTATAAAACCTTATAGTATGAAAAAATCAGTACTACTTTTTACAGCACTTTTAATAGGTACTTTTAGTACAATGGCTGTAACTACAGAAAACACAGAGAATAAGGTTGCAAGCAGCAATACTTTATTACAAAACAACTCTTTTACTTTTATAGAGAACGGAGTTACATTTTCAGTTTTCCCTGATGGCGAATTCGATTTCTTTATTGATAATAGAGTAAATGTAAATGCTAATATAAATTTAGGAAGAAATGCAAATATTACCTTTAACACAGGTTACAACTACAATGCTTACGTACAGTATGATGATTACGGAGCTGTAATACAAGTAGAAAACGTTCCTATTTATTATGACTATTATGGTAGAGTTGAGCAAATTGGTGATATAAACATTAATTACAGAAATAATAGAGTTCATAGATTAGGTGGTATGTATGTATATTATAACTCTAGAGGTTATTATGACTACCATAGAGGTTATATAAACAGATACAACAGAAACTATACATTTAACAGATACAACAGTTATTTTCATAGACCAGCAGTAAACTTTTGTTTAGTACAATCTAGACCATACAGAAGATATTATGCACCTACTAGATATACATACTATAGTCCTTACAGAAATAACTATAGAAAATCTTATGTAAGAGTTGGTAAGTCTTATAAATATAACAAACGTAACAATTATAGGTCTGCTAATGTGTACAGAAACGATAAAAGAGTTACACCAAGAAGCAACAGAACTGTTGGTATTTCTAGAACAAACACTAGAACCGTAGCTCAAAACTCAAGAAAAAGCGACAGAACTATTATTAACAGAAATAATAGAGCTGCAAGGTCTACAACAGTAACTAGAACAAGTAGTAGAAAACCAACTACATCTAGAACAGTTTCTAGATCTACAACATATAAAACTCCTGCTAAAAGCAGAACAAATAGTAGAGTTGGTAATACTAGAAGTACAACAACTAGAAGTGTTGCTAAAACACCAAATAGAACAAGTACTACAAGAAGTACAACGGTTAACAGAAGACCACAAAGTACAAATAGTAGAGCAACAAGAAGCACCACTAGAACCACTACAAGAGTTACAAAAACTCCAAGTAGAAGTAGTTCTTCTAAAAGTAGAGCTACATCAGTAAAAAGTAGCTCTAGAACATCAAGTAAAGCAAAAACTCCTTCTAGATCTAGTAGAACTAGCTCTAGTACTAGAAGCAGAAGATAATAAAGACAGTTTTTTAGGTTGTTAGTTGTTAAAGCCCTTGGAGAATTTATTCTTCTGGGGCTTTACTTTTATTTGCTTTTTTTGTTGAAATAAGGAGATACTATACTGTACACATCTTCAGAGACTCTAAGTTTATAAAGCACAAAAATATAAACAATACTAATTATGATACTTTTTAAAGCAATGTTTATTACAGGATAAAAATTAAAATTAACATAGAAAAACAAACCACCTAACACACATAAAAGTAACAACACCTTAAGAGTATCTAAACTAAACGGATGCATTTTAAACTTGGAATACACATAGCCTATTTTTACAGCATTAAAACTTGCTATAGCTATAAATGTTGCCCAAGCTGCACCTTCTAACCCATACGCAGGAATTAGAACATAGTTTAAGACCACAACTAAAATAGCCAGCATTACTCCCATTACTAAAATTGCTCTGTAATAGTCAGAATTAAAAAGGATAGAATTACTATTTCCTAAAAGAGCATCTAAAACTTTTGTTAGACCAATTAAAAACACAACTAACATTCCTCCTCTATAAGCCACAGGCATTAGCTTGTATAGCTCCTGAAGATTTAAGATTATCAACAAAAAAATAATTCCTGATATAATAAATAAGGTTAAAGAAGATTTTTTATACAATTTACGTAACTCTCGCCTGTCATTGTTGTTAAGCAATTTTGCAGTAAGCGGATGTGTAATTTGATGCATAGCTCTAGACGGTACAGTAATTACAGTAGCTATAAACACAGAAACACCATAAAAAGCAACATTTTCTATAGCAACATACTGGTTAAGCATAAATTTATCTATCTCTAATAATATAACAGCTGCAGAACCACCTAGTATTATAAGTGCACTGTATTTTACAATTGAAATATAATTTTTTGGAAGCTTAAAACTAAAACCAGGCATTTCTAAACTAAAGGCATAAAGTTTCATTATTAGCAAACGCAGTACGTAAACACCAACCAAAGCTTTTAAAAAAAAGTCTACTCCAATTATGTTGTAATATACCAATACAAGTAAAATAGCTATACAAAGCCTACCAAAAACTTCTTTCATAAAGTTTCCAAAAACAGATTTCATATGCACTTTTACCCAGGAGTAAAAAATTTCAAAATAAGACATAGCAAGGCCTACTAAAAAAATATACCAAACATAACCTCTTACTTCTTTATTTTTTTCAGCTAAAAAATCTCCTATAAAATCGGTAGCAAAAAAAGTAAACAGTGCAAATGGTATAATTATAAGTAAAGGCAAATAAAGCATAAGGCTTAAAAAAGCAGTGGACTCCTCACCATCTTTATAACTACTATAAAATTTAACTAGTGTATTTTGTACACCAAACGTTAGCAGAGGCATTAATAACGCAGCAGTTGCCAATATAACGGTTACTAAACCGTAATTTTCTTTAGATAAAAAATTGGTATAAAAAAAAAGAGTATTAATGGCACCTATACCAAAACCAACAAAGGTTACAATAGTATTGTTAAAAGTTTGTTTAAATACGATACCCATATAAATGATTGGCTAATTTAGCTGTACGTTCTTTTCTACTGTATGTATTAATATTAGTAGAATTAACGTTTAATTTTTTTGTTTGATATTTATAAAACCAATCTAAAAGTAAACTTTTTAAATTAGATGTATCATTGTAATTAAAAGCAACTCCAGTATTTGTCTCTTTTATTATGGTACTTACCTCCCAACCTTTAGGTCCTATTGCTAAAATTGGCCTTTTTGCCCGCATATACTCAAACAACTTGCCTGCAATAATACCAATTGTATCTGCAGAATCTATTTCTGAAAGTAATAATACTTGTGATTTTTCTTGATATGCCAATGCTTCTGTATGTGACACGTAACCAATTAAATTTACGTAAGACTTTAAATTGTATTTGTAAATTGTTTCTAAAACATCTTCACTTACTACACCAATAAACTGAAGCGATAAACTATTTTTAAACTCTTCGTTTTCATTACACAACTCAGACAATGCTTGCCACAAATTTTCTGGGTTACGCCCAGTTAGTAAAGATCCTATATGAGAAATGGTAAACATAGCATCTAAGGCTACACCACTAGAAATAGCACCATCAAAGCCGTTAGTTATTACCTCTATTGGTTTAGTTGTTATTTCTTTAAACTCAGTTTTAGTAGTATTACTTGTAACAATAATACTATCTGCGCTATTTAATACTAAATGTTCTAAATACTTATGTTTTTTAGCTGATGCCTTACTTAACTTTAGTTTTTTATGGTACCCAATAGACGTCCAAGGATCTCTAAAGTCTGACACCCAATTTACCCCTAATTTATCCTTTAGTTTTAAACCTATTAAATGTACACTATGTGGTGGTCCTGTTGTTATTATTGTATTTATTTGCTCTTCTACTAGTATTGAAGATAAATAATTAACAGATGGTTTTACCCAATTTTTACGAGCATCAGGTATAAAAAAATTACCACGAACCCAAAGCAAAATTTTTTCTATTACAGATTGATTTTTACTCTGTATTAGACCTGAACTAATTTTCTTTGTTTTATTTTTTGATAAAAAGCTAGCCCAACCATAAGGTTCATTTATTTTATGTTTGTAAATTTTAATGCCATCTGGGATTTCATTTACAAATGAAGTATCTACAATTGGGTAACTAGGATTTTCTGGCACATAAACTACAGGCTCTATATTAAAATCCCTTAAGTATGTAACAAATTTAAGCCAGCGCTGCACACCAGGACCACCTGCCGGTGGCCAATAATAAGCAATAATTAGCACCTTCTGCATTATGCATCTTCCTTTTTAGTTGTTTTTTTAAAACTAAAAATAATACCTCCAATAACTATTAAAGCTAAAAGAATATTACTAGCTAATGCAATTTTACTTCCGTTTTTAACCACTTCTGGTTCAAACTTAAATTCAATTTTATGTTTACCTGCTGGTATTTGTAACGCTCTAAGCGTATAATTTACTTTAAAGTATGGTGAACTTTTTCCATCAATATACGCATTCCATCCGTTCTTATAGTACATTTCAGAAAACACAGCTAAAGCGTCATTTTGTGTTGTTGCTGTATACGTTAAATGGTTAGGCTCATACTTATCTAAATTAATAGTAGCTGTAGAATCTTTTGCAAATGAAAACTTAGTTAACAACGGAAATTCTGACGTATTTACAACAGCATCAGTCTTTATATTTAAACTATCTAAAGCCATTATTTCATCATTAGAAGAAGTTACCTTTCTTAAATTCTGAACAAACCAAGCATTACCCATAGCATTAGGGTTTACAGCTGGGTAAGATCGTCCTTCTTCATCTTCCTGAATTACATATTTTACGTTAAGCATACTTAAAACCCTAACGTTATTTTTATAAATATGAAAATCAAATAAATCTTGCATAGTAGCCGGCTTAGCGCCATGGTAACCACCAATAGAGTTGTGGTAATAAGATGTGCTTGCACCATTTAAACCTTCTTTTGGGTTGTAAACGCGGTA containing:
- the bcp gene encoding thioredoxin-dependent thiol peroxidase, yielding MNTLKVGDKVADFTSKDQDGNAVSLSDYKGKKLIVFFYPKASTPGCTAEACNLRDNYKELQDQGYELLGVSADSAKRQSNFKTKYEFPFPLLADEDHTVLNIFGVWGTKKFMGKVYDGIHRKTFIIDENGVVTKVIDKVKTKDHAAQILE
- a CDS encoding endonuclease III domain-containing protein; protein product: MTKAEKVTFTIDKLKELYPTIPVPLDHKDPYTLLIAVLMSAQSTDVRVNKITPLLFKKADNPYDMVKLTVDEIREIIKPVGLSPMKAKGIHGLSQMLIDKHNGIVPKDMESLEKFPAVGHKTAGVVVSQAFGIPAFPVDTHIHRLMYRWGFTNGKNVVQTEKDAKRLFPKELWNDLHLQIIWYGRDYSPARGWNLDNDIITKTIGRKTVIEEYYKTKKSR
- a CDS encoding RNA polymerase sigma factor, with protein sequence MDLQIEDSVLVKKYITGDEKSLEILINRHNQRISSFIYSKVLDRDITEDIFQDTFIKVIKTLKKGSYSEEGKFLPWVMRIAHNLIIDHFRKNKRMPMFEGSDDFNIFSVISDDKLNAEKQLIKNQIDSDLKVLIEELPEDQKEVLLMRIYKDMSFKEISENTGVSINTALGRMRYALINMRKIIEKHNIVLTN
- the uvrA gene encoding excinuclease ABC subunit UvrA, yielding MNTLLDVDPKHNIIIKGAKLHNLKNIDVIIPRNKLVVITGLSGSGKSSLAFDTLYAEGQRRYVESLSSYARQFLGKLDKPKVDYIKGIAPAIAIEQKVNSTNPRSTVGTTTEIYDYLKLLYARIGKTISPVSGKQVKKHTVTDVINFIKEFNDNTKLLLLAPIKVKEDREPLKALEMFSKQGYARIKHKGKVIRIDDSITEMDREFFLVVDRIITKDDEDFYNRLANAVDTAFFEGEGNCIIEELETEKQTPFSNKFELDGIKFIEPNVHLFSFNNPFGACPTCEGYGDVIGIDQDLVVPNTALSVYEGAIFPWKGESMGKYKDDFIAAAYKFDFPVHKPWFELTDEQKQLVWDGNKSFTGLNKFFAMLEDKSYKIQNRVMLSRYRGKTKCSTCNGKRLRPETDYVKVNDKCISELVELPIELLTDFFNSFKLNKHDAQIAKRLLVEITTRLNFLNKVGLSYLTLNRKSNTLSGGESQRINLATSLGSSLVGSMYILDEPSIGLHPKDTENLIDVLKSLRDLGNTVIVVEHDEDIMNAADQVIDIGPEAGTHGGEVVANGTMADILKSTSLTASYLNGTKQIKVPEKRRNFTNFIRINGARENNLKNIDVTFPLGILTVVTGVSGSGKSTLVKKLLYPIVLKEIGGYGEKAGQFTSVEGEYKDIKNVEFVDQNPIGRSSRSNPVTYIKAYDDIRALFASQKLSKLRAYQAKHFSFNVDGGRCEKCKGEGEITVEMQFMADVHLLCDACNGKRFKKEVLEVKFQDANIDDVLTMTIDDAIAFFEEHQQTKIMNKLKPLQDVGLGYVTLGQSSSTLSGGEAQRIKLASFLIKGKTTNKSLFIFDEPTTGLHFHDIKKLLKSFNALIAKGHSVVVIEHNIDLIKCADFIIDLGQEGGTKGGQLIATGTPEQIAKSKKSFTAKYLQEKL
- a CDS encoding lipopolysaccharide biosynthesis protein — encoded protein: MGIVFKQTFNNTIVTFVGFGIGAINTLFFYTNFLSKENYGLVTVILATAALLMPLLTFGVQNTLVKFYSSYKDGEESTAFLSLMLYLPLLIIIPFALFTFFATDFIGDFLAEKNKEVRGYVWYIFLVGLAMSYFEIFYSWVKVHMKSVFGNFMKEVFGRLCIAILLVLVYYNIIGVDFFLKALVGVYVLRLLIMKLYAFSLEMPGFSFKLPKNYISIVKYSALIILGGSAAVILLEIDKFMLNQYVAIENVAFYGVSVFIATVITVPSRAMHQITHPLTAKLLNNNDRRELRKLYKKSSLTLFIISGIIFLLIILNLQELYKLMPVAYRGGMLVVFLIGLTKVLDALLGNSNSILFNSDYYRAILVMGVMLAILVVVLNYVLIPAYGLEGAAWATFIAIASFNAVKIGYVYSKFKMHPFSLDTLKVLLLLCVLGGLFFYVNFNFYPVINIALKSIIISIVYIFVLYKLRVSEDVYSIVSPYFNKKSK
- a CDS encoding glycosyltransferase family 4 protein, producing the protein MQKVLIIAYYWPPAGGPGVQRWLKFVTYLRDFNIEPVVYVPENPSYPIVDTSFVNEIPDGIKIYKHKINEPYGWASFLSKNKTKKISSGLIQSKNQSVIEKILLWVRGNFFIPDARKNWVKPSVNYLSSILVEEQINTIITTGPPHSVHLIGLKLKDKLGVNWVSDFRDPWTSIGYHKKLKLSKASAKKHKYLEHLVLNSADSIIVTSNTTKTEFKEITTKPIEVITNGFDGAISSGVALDAMFTISHIGSLLTGRNPENLWQALSELCNENEEFKNSLSLQFIGVVSEDVLETIYKYNLKSYVNLIGYVSHTEALAYQEKSQVLLLSEIDSADTIGIIAGKLFEYMRAKRPILAIGPKGWEVSTIIKETNTGVAFNYNDTSNLKSLLLDWFYKYQTKKLNVNSTNINTYSRKERTAKLANHLYGYRI